In one Winogradskyella sp. MH6 genomic region, the following are encoded:
- the ppdK gene encoding pyruvate, phosphate dikinase, translating to MELANKTKTRVYTFGNKKADGNSSMRNLLGGKGANLAEMSAIGIPVPPGFTITTEVCTEYNQLGKDEVINLINSEVELAVAKIEKTMNTKFGDAKNPLLLSVRSGARVSMPGMMDTVLNLGLNDDVVEGLAKKTKNERFAWDSYRRFVQMYGGVVMGVKAINKEDLDPFEEIIDNLKEKRGIALDTEFTVQDLKDLVFDFKKAIYRRIGKEFPANPWDQLWLAVMAVFDSWNGKRAVYYRNMHDYPADWGTAVNVQAMVFGNMGENSGTGVCFTRDAGSGENLFNGEYLINAQGEDVVAGVRTPQQITKIGSQRWSELAQITEKQRKNSYPSLEEVMPEIFKELNDYQQILENHYRDMQDMEFTIQEGKLWILQTRNGKRTGAAMVKIAMDLLKQKIISEEEALLRIEPNKLDELLHPVFDPKALKSAHVIAQGLPASPGAATGQLVFFAEDADKFKNSILTRIETSPEDLEGMNLAKGILTARGGMTSHAAVVARGMGKCCVSGAGALKINYKTKTMWVEGKEYHEGDWISINGSTGNIIDGKVATIEPELTGEFAEVMKLSDRYSSMKVRTNADTPEDAKVARNFGATGIGLTRTEHMFFEVDRIKAMREMILSDTVKGRKQALAKLLPMQREDFEGIFEAMEGLPVTIRLLDPPLHEFVPHQLATLRELADEMHVSLESVKIKVADLEEFNPMLGHRGCRLGNTYPEITEMQTRAIIEAALNLKKKGIETKPEIMVPLVGTYDEFVAQETIIRTTAEAIFAERKDKVDYFVGTMIEIPRAALLADKIAKRADFFSFGTNDLTQMTFGYSRDDAGKFLPIYLEQGILKHDPFEVLDQEGVGQLVTMGTQRGRSTNPKLKVGICGEHGGEPSSVEFCYNNGLDYVSCSPYRVPIARVASAQAAIKAILS from the coding sequence ATGGAACTCGCAAATAAAACAAAAACAAGGGTTTATACCTTCGGTAATAAGAAAGCCGATGGTAATAGCTCCATGAGAAATTTGCTAGGTGGTAAAGGTGCCAATCTAGCAGAAATGAGTGCAATTGGTATTCCTGTGCCTCCTGGATTCACCATTACTACAGAGGTTTGTACAGAGTACAATCAATTAGGGAAAGACGAAGTTATCAATCTTATTAATAGCGAAGTAGAATTAGCAGTGGCCAAGATTGAAAAAACCATGAACACCAAATTTGGTGATGCTAAAAATCCGTTGTTATTATCAGTGCGTTCCGGAGCTAGAGTTTCTATGCCAGGAATGATGGATACTGTATTGAATTTAGGCTTAAATGATGATGTCGTTGAAGGTCTTGCTAAGAAAACTAAAAATGAACGCTTTGCTTGGGATTCATATAGACGCTTTGTACAAATGTATGGTGGTGTTGTCATGGGAGTAAAAGCTATAAACAAGGAAGATTTAGATCCTTTTGAAGAAATTATAGACAATTTAAAAGAAAAACGTGGTATTGCTTTAGATACTGAGTTTACGGTTCAAGATTTAAAAGATTTAGTTTTCGACTTTAAAAAAGCAATTTACAGACGTATAGGAAAAGAATTCCCAGCTAATCCTTGGGATCAACTATGGCTAGCTGTTATGGCTGTTTTTGATAGCTGGAACGGAAAACGTGCGGTTTATTATAGAAATATGCATGATTATCCTGCAGATTGGGGAACAGCTGTGAATGTGCAAGCTATGGTATTCGGAAATATGGGTGAAAATTCAGGAACTGGTGTTTGCTTTACTCGCGATGCAGGTTCTGGTGAGAATTTATTTAATGGTGAGTATTTAATCAATGCTCAAGGTGAAGATGTGGTTGCAGGTGTTCGTACTCCTCAACAAATCACTAAAATTGGATCTCAACGTTGGTCTGAATTAGCACAAATCACCGAGAAGCAAAGAAAAAATTCTTATCCTTCGTTAGAAGAAGTTATGCCAGAAATTTTCAAGGAATTAAATGACTATCAACAAATCTTGGAAAACCATTATCGTGATATGCAGGATATGGAATTTACCATTCAAGAAGGTAAGTTGTGGATTCTTCAAACACGTAACGGTAAGCGTACTGGTGCAGCTATGGTAAAAATCGCCATGGATTTATTAAAGCAAAAAATAATATCTGAAGAAGAAGCTTTATTAAGAATAGAACCTAATAAATTAGATGAATTATTGCATCCTGTTTTTGATCCTAAAGCTTTAAAATCTGCACATGTTATTGCTCAAGGTTTACCAGCTTCTCCTGGTGCTGCTACTGGTCAATTAGTATTCTTTGCTGAAGATGCTGATAAATTTAAAAACTCAATACTTACAAGAATTGAAACTTCTCCTGAGGATTTAGAAGGTATGAATTTGGCTAAAGGTATTCTAACAGCTCGTGGAGGTATGACATCGCATGCTGCTGTAGTTGCCAGAGGTATGGGTAAATGTTGTGTATCTGGTGCAGGTGCTTTAAAAATCAACTATAAAACTAAAACCATGTGGGTAGAAGGAAAAGAATATCACGAAGGTGATTGGATTTCTATCAACGGATCTACAGGTAATATTATAGATGGTAAGGTAGCTACCATAGAGCCAGAATTAACAGGTGAGTTTGCTGAAGTAATGAAGTTGTCTGATAGATACAGCAGTATGAAAGTACGTACCAATGCAGATACTCCAGAAGATGCTAAAGTAGCACGTAATTTTGGTGCAACAGGAATTGGTTTAACACGTACCGAACACATGTTCTTCGAAGTAGATCGTATCAAAGCGATGAGAGAAATGATTCTGTCTGACACCGTTAAAGGTCGTAAACAAGCATTGGCTAAACTGCTTCCTATGCAACGTGAAGATTTTGAAGGTATTTTTGAAGCTATGGAAGGTCTTCCTGTAACTATTCGTTTATTAGATCCACCTTTACATGAGTTTGTGCCTCACCAGTTAGCTACTTTAAGAGAGTTGGCAGATGAGATGCATGTCTCTTTAGAATCTGTTAAGATTAAAGTTGCGGATTTGGAAGAATTCAACCCAATGTTAGGTCATCGTGGTTGTCGTTTAGGAAACACATATCCTGAAATTACAGAAATGCAAACACGCGCTATCATTGAAGCAGCCTTAAACTTGAAGAAAAAAGGCATTGAAACCAAACCAGAAATCATGGTGCCATTAGTTGGTACTTATGATGAGTTTGTGGCTCAAGAAACAATTATTAGAACTACAGCAGAAGCTATTTTTGCTGAAAGAAAAGATAAAGTAGACTATTTCGTAGGAACCATGATAGAGATTCCTCGTGCAGCGCTCTTAGCAGATAAAATTGCTAAACGAGCCGATTTCTTCTCTTTTGGAACCAATGATTTAACACAAATGACCTTTGGTTATTCTAGAGATGACGCTGGTAAATTCTTACCTATATATCTTGAACAGGGTATTCTTAAACACGATCCATTTGAGGTATTAGATCAAGAAGGTGTTGGACAGTTAGTAACAATGGGTACACAGCGAGGCCGTAGTACAAACCCTAAATTAAAAGTTGGAATTTGTGGAGAACATGGTGGTGAACCATCTTCTGTAGAATTCTGCTACAATAACGGTTTAGATTATGTAAGCTGCTCTCCTTATCGAGTTCCAATTGCGAGAGTTGCTTCTGCACAAGCAGCCATTAAAGCAATACTAAGCTAA
- a CDS encoding DUF4870 domain-containing protein, with protein MESNYHTLKRTDNQLLVITHLAQMLTYVTGFGGLIVPLILWATQKDRVDGMDEHGKAIINFQLSIIVYCILSVPLILLFGLGILLLISIGILSFVMPIINAIKASNGELPSYPLSLSFIS; from the coding sequence ATGGAATCTAATTATCATACGCTTAAACGCACAGACAATCAATTATTGGTTATTACTCATCTTGCACAGATGTTAACCTATGTAACAGGATTTGGTGGTTTAATAGTACCGCTAATTCTTTGGGCAACACAAAAGGATAGAGTAGATGGCATGGACGAGCATGGTAAGGCTATAATAAACTTTCAATTGAGTATAATTGTTTATTGTATACTTAGTGTACCACTTATACTTTTATTTGGATTAGGAATATTACTTCTCATATCAATAGGAATTTTGTCATTTGTAATGCCAATTATAAATGCCATAAAAGCTAGTAATGGAGAATTACCTAGCTACCCATTATCTCTTAGTTTTATTAGTTAG